From a region of the Synechococcus sp. RS9916 genome:
- the gshA gene encoding glutamate--cysteine ligase has product MTGSLLLKGFEIELFTGNPSGENVGIAAEAARALEGFVTEPDNRNLEYITAPEYNYAPLSEALLAPRRQLRAWLEARALTLLPGSTLSLGDPNRFERSNPGNAYHSLIEATYGTRVVTASIHINLGIDDTSALFTALRLIRCEAALLLALSASSPFLGGAVTGVHSQRWLQFPLTPSSVPLFQDHGHYIRWVDEQLQAGTMHNVRHLWTSVRPNGPSRPLDLNRLELRICDLITDSGLLLAVTTLLELRVLMVIESPERFDPFRASQLSPEQLQSLSDANDAAAARASLDAPLHHWRDGRSLLCRDWIAELCETVSPLAEELGLIQQLEPIHRVLQDGNQAMRWLAAVNSGATLPEVLQAGIRTMADEERGEAEQTGVLG; this is encoded by the coding sequence ATGACGGGATCGCTGCTGCTCAAAGGCTTTGAAATCGAGCTGTTCACAGGCAACCCCAGCGGGGAAAACGTCGGCATCGCCGCAGAAGCAGCGCGAGCGCTTGAAGGGTTCGTCACCGAGCCCGACAACCGCAACCTCGAATACATCACGGCCCCGGAGTACAACTATGCCCCGCTCAGCGAAGCCCTGCTCGCGCCCAGACGCCAGTTGCGTGCGTGGTTGGAAGCAAGGGCTCTGACCTTGCTTCCAGGCAGCACTCTCAGCCTGGGAGACCCAAACCGGTTTGAACGCTCCAACCCGGGCAATGCTTATCACTCCCTGATCGAAGCCACCTACGGCACCAGGGTGGTGACCGCCAGCATTCACATCAATCTGGGCATCGATGACACGAGCGCCCTGTTCACCGCACTGCGACTGATTCGCTGTGAGGCGGCACTCCTGCTGGCTCTGAGTGCCAGCTCACCCTTTCTCGGTGGCGCGGTCACCGGCGTCCACTCCCAACGGTGGCTGCAATTTCCCCTCACGCCATCGTCCGTCCCCCTGTTTCAGGACCATGGGCATTACATCCGCTGGGTCGACGAGCAACTGCAAGCCGGAACGATGCACAACGTGCGGCACCTCTGGACCTCGGTGCGGCCGAATGGTCCGAGCCGCCCTCTCGACCTGAATCGCCTGGAGTTGCGCATTTGTGATCTGATCACCGACTCTGGCTTACTGCTGGCGGTCACCACCCTTCTGGAGCTGCGGGTGTTGATGGTGATCGAGTCTCCTGAACGCTTTGATCCTTTCCGCGCCAGCCAGCTCAGCCCTGAGCAACTGCAGAGCCTGAGCGATGCCAATGATGCGGCAGCGGCCCGCGCCAGCCTCGATGCGCCGCTGCACCACTGGCGTGATGGTCGCTCGCTGCTCTGCCGTGACTGGATTGCGGAACTCTGTGAGACGGTCAGTCCTCTGGCTGAGGAACTCGGCCTTATCCAGCAGCTCGAGCCGATCCATCGCGTGCTTCAGGATGGAAACCAGGCGATGCGCTGGCTGGCAGCGGTCAACTCAGGCGCCACCCTCCCAGAAGTACTCCAAGCCGGAATTCGCACCATGGCTGATGAGGAACGCGGCGAGGCAGAGCAAACCGGCGTTTTGGGATGA